The following are encoded together in the Culex pipiens pallens isolate TS chromosome 1, TS_CPP_V2, whole genome shotgun sequence genome:
- the LOC120414152 gene encoding 26S proteasome non-ATPase regulatory subunit 9 has protein sequence MVVPSTTSRDQVLELIKQKESIEHKISEQGKILEANRVGMTDSLVDAAGFPRNDIDVYQVRGARHQIICLQNDLKSLMKLIEQGLHTVHAETAAQQQENLASTKLQAMDIDSAGGSQRRPAAPVKPIAKVNVVSEGSPAQDAGIALRDEIVEFGTVNAGNFRDLSQIAVVVKSCENKSVPVRVRRDGKMVDLVLTPKTWSGRGLLGCNIVPMDSIER, from the exons ATGGTTGTTCCCTCAACAACATCTCGGGACCAAGTCCTTGAACTCATCAAACAAAAAGAATCTATCGAGCACAAAATCAGCGAGCAGGGAAAGATTCTGGAGGCT AACCGCGTCGGAATGACCGACTCGCTGGTGGACGCAGCCGGATTTCCGCGCAACGACATCGACGTCTACCAGGTGCGCGGCGCACGACACCAGATCATTTGCCTCCAAAATGACCTGAAATCGCTGATGAAGCTCATCGAGCAAGGGCTGCACACGGTTCACGCGGAAACGGCCGCCCAGCAGCAGGAAAACCTGGCCTCCACCAAGCTGCAGGCCATGGACATTGACAGCGCCGGTGGAAGCCAGCGTCGTCCGGCAGCGCCCGTTAAACCGATCGCCAAGGTGAACGTGGTCAGCGAAGGGTCGCCGGCGCAGGACGCGGGAATTGCGTTGCGCGATGAAATCGTCGAGTTTGGAACGGTCAATGCGGGCAACTTCCGCGATTTGTCGCAGATCGCGGTGGTGGTGAAGAGCTGCGAGAACAAGTCGGTTCCGGTGCGGGTTCGCCGGGATGGGAAGATGGTCGATTTGGTGCTGACGCCCAAGACGTGGTCCGGTCGGGGATTGTTGGGCTGTAACATCGTGCCGATGGACTCGATTGAGCGTTGA